One genomic region from Rosa rugosa chromosome 1, drRosRugo1.1, whole genome shotgun sequence encodes:
- the LOC133726828 gene encoding uncharacterized mitochondrial protein AtMg00310-like yields the protein MWVGKSKTQIFQYIKEKLSNKLDNWKAKILSCAGKEILIKVVAQTMPLYAMNCYLLPKTLCDDVHKLCASFFWGDTNDKRKIHWRSWERLCLTKHEGGMGFKNIYAYNLAMFAKQGWRLVTNPNSLIARLYKARYFPHCEFWQAELGQAPSFSWRSILAGRPVLKAGTQWRIGDGMQVNVWNDSWIPTCPLYLVQRPA from the coding sequence ATGTGGGTTGGAAAATCAAAAACTCAGATTTTCCAATACATCAAGGAGAAGCTCTCCAACAAGTTGGACAATTGGAAGGCAAAAATATTAAGTTGtgcaggaaaagaaattttgatCAAGGTTGTTGCTCAAACGATGCCATTATATGCAATGAATTGTTACTTGCTTCCGAAGACTTTATGTGATGATGTGCACAAGCTATGTGCCTCGTTCTTCTGGGGTGACACGAATGATAAAAGGAAGATTCATTGGAGGAGTTGGGAGAGGCTCTGTCTGACAAAGCATGAGGGAGGTATGGGTTTTAAGAATATATATGCTTATAATCTGGCTATGTTCGCTAAGCAAGGATGGAGGCTTGTTACCAATCCTAATTCCCTTATTGCTAGACTTTATAAAGCTAGATATTTTCCGCATTGTGAGTTCTGGCAGGCTGAACTTGGTCAGGCACCCTCCTTTTCTTGGCGTAGTATTCTAGCCGGTAGACCTGTTTTGAAGGCTGGAACCCAATGGAGAATTGGAGATGGTATGCAAGTAAATGTTTGGAATGATAGTTGGATACCAACCTGCCCACTGTACCTTGTTCAGAGGCCGGCATAG
- the LOC133726836 gene encoding uncharacterized protein LOC133726836, with the protein MENFEKLLMLIWGLWTNRNTKLWEDTSGSATDIMFKCFSWLDEFQKSRITTSASILPTVQTWKPASSAEFKLNFDGAFVPQMTKWGLGGLLRTSSGQVAAAFQSVSLYVAVNDIHSYSSLHTGYGSLIEDIHRTLNSSQQVQICYAPCTCNMIAHRLASLAFESEQCRFWYNSTPDCIRDLIQKETPTPT; encoded by the exons ATGGAGAATTTTGAGAAGTTACTCATGTTGATTTGGGGTCTATGGACTAATCGGAACACAAAGTTGTGGGAAGACACTTCTGGTAGTGCTACTGACATCATGTTCAAGTGTTTCTCATGGCTTGATGAATTCCAAAAGTCTAGAATCACTACATCTGCATCGATATTGCCTACTGTACAGACTTGGAAGCCTGCCAGCTCTGCAGAGTTTAAACTCAATTTTGATGGGGCTTTTGTGCCCCAAATGACTAAATGGGGTCTTGGGGGGCTTCTCCGAACATCCAGTGGACAGGTTGCTGCTGCTTTTCAATCTGTCTCTCTCTAT GTCGCTGTTAATGATATCCACAGCTACTCTTCATTACATACGGGGTATGGTTCCCTTATTGAGGATATTCACAGGACCTTGAATAGTTCGCAGCAAGTGCAAATTTGCTATGCTCCCTGTACGTGTAACATGATAGCTCATAGATTAGCTAGCTTAGCCTTTGAGTCTGAGCAATGTCGGTTTTGGTACAACTCAACCCCAGATTGTATTCGGGATTTAATTCAAAAGGAGACTCCCACTCCTACTTAA